From Prosthecobacter sp., the proteins below share one genomic window:
- a CDS encoding sugar phosphate isomerase/epimerase has translation MNRRSFLAQSLAATAAASFSRAGTGSKLAIGLDHFSVRATGWKAADHINYAASLKLNTIFLSELGVFENFEEGYLKSLKEQAHRVDLQIYVGTGSVCESSNTWKTANGTGAEHLAHTIRVAKMLGSPVARCYLGNQKDRSTDGGIDKHIENTIKAIKANQSLAEAEGIKIAIENHAGDMQSHELKALIDAAGKGYVGANIDPGNAVWALEEPLKHLEILGPLTICSSVRDSMLWEDEKGAVVVQWTAIGEGLVDFKAYAKRFAELAPGVPLQVETISGFARPFEHQKDEFWKIFPNHRDTDMFKAWLAMAKRGKKIDSFKAPDGPGKKDAEIAYQKGECERSFAWLRANA, from the coding sequence ATGAACCGCCGTTCCTTTCTTGCGCAATCTCTCGCCGCCACCGCTGCGGCATCGTTCTCCCGAGCCGGTACCGGCTCAAAGCTGGCCATTGGCCTCGATCACTTTTCTGTCCGCGCCACCGGCTGGAAAGCCGCAGATCACATCAACTACGCGGCCTCGCTCAAGCTCAACACCATCTTCCTCTCCGAACTCGGCGTTTTTGAAAACTTCGAGGAAGGCTACTTGAAAAGCCTCAAAGAGCAGGCTCATCGCGTGGACCTGCAAATCTACGTCGGCACCGGCAGCGTGTGTGAAAGCTCCAATACTTGGAAGACCGCCAACGGCACCGGTGCGGAACACCTCGCCCACACCATCCGTGTCGCCAAGATGCTCGGTTCCCCCGTCGCCCGCTGCTACCTAGGCAATCAAAAAGACCGCTCCACCGACGGTGGCATCGACAAGCACATCGAAAACACCATCAAGGCCATCAAGGCCAACCAGTCCCTTGCCGAGGCCGAGGGCATCAAGATCGCCATCGAAAATCACGCGGGCGACATGCAGTCCCACGAACTCAAGGCGCTCATCGATGCCGCCGGCAAAGGCTATGTCGGTGCCAACATCGACCCCGGCAACGCCGTCTGGGCGCTGGAGGAGCCTTTGAAGCACCTCGAAATCCTCGGCCCGCTCACCATTTGCAGCAGCGTGCGAGACAGCATGCTCTGGGAAGATGAAAAAGGCGCGGTCGTCGTGCAATGGACCGCCATTGGCGAAGGCCTTGTCGATTTCAAAGCCTACGCCAAACGCTTTGCCGAACTCGCCCCCGGTGTCCCGCTGCAAGTCGAAACCATCTCCGGCTTCGCCCGCCCCTTCGAGCACCAGAAGGACGAGTTCTGGAAGATCTTTCCAAATCACCGCGACACCGACATGTTCAAGGCCTGGCTCGCCATGGCCAAGCGTGGCAAAAAAATCGACAGCTTCAAAGCACCCGACGGTCCTGGCAAAAAAGACGCCGAAATCGCCTACCAAAAAGGCGAGTGCGAACGCAGTTTTGCCTGGCTGCGCGCAAATGCGTGA